The Gemmatimonas aurantiaca T-27 DNA segment CGCGTCGGTCGTGATCTTGCTGTAGTACGTGTAGTCGAAGGTCACACGCGACCCGAAGAGCTGGGCTTCGAAGCCCATTTCGTGTTCCGCCGACCGTTCCGGCTTGAGGTCCGGGTTGCCCAGCGCCGCCTGTTCGATGATCGGCTCGTCCACGCCATTGAGGTTCGTGGTACCTGCCGAGTAGTATCGCGGGGCATCATTCGGGCCTGGCTGCACGCCCGACTGACCGTACGCGTACCGGAGACGCATGGAGTTCACAAACGACGGTGCCTTCCACCAGTCCTCTTCCGAAACCAGGTAGGACATGGAGGCCTTCGGATACAGAATGCTCTGGAAGTTCGTGCCAAACGCCGAGTTCTGGTCGGAGCGCACCGCGGCCGTCAGGAACAGGCGATCCTGCCACGCCAGCGACTGTTCGATGAAAGCACCGAATGTGCGCTGATCGGTGGTCGCTTCGCTCACCGTGAGGATCTTGCCGGCGTCCACCGTGATGCCACCAGGGGCAAGCTGCTGGGAACCGGTGTTGGCACGCGTGTTCTTGTAGCCGATGTACTGCGCGCCAACCGTGGTCTTCTGCTGGAAGCCCAGGAAGCCATACTGCGCGGTGGCGCCCACGTCAGCCGACAGCGTGTTGATCTGCCGACGGACAAGACCACGGGCACCCAACCGGGTGGTCGCCGAGAGCGGCGGACCTTCACCACGACGCAGCAGGTTTTCGTTGTTCTCGCCACTCCAGTCGTTACCGATCGTAGCGCGGGTCGACAGCCAGCTCGTCGGGCGGTAGTTGGCCTGGCTCGACCAGATAAAGCGATTCACTTCCTGGGCCGTGAGCTCCTGCCACATCAAACCCGGCGTCCAGCCGCGATAGCCGTTGAGCGGCACACCGGGCAGGCCGGACACCGTACCGTTGTTGCGCGTACCCGGACCACCAAACACGTGGGAGCCCAAGCCGGCCGTGGCGTTCGATTCCAGCGAATAGCGCTGATTGATGTTCATGAAGCTGCCCGTCATACCGATATCGAGCTTCGGCGAGAACGTGGCATTCACATTCGACCGCAGGGACCGCTTCCCCAACTGATTGGGACGATCCGTCCAGCGATAGATCTTCGAACCTTCCGCGTTCATGCGGTTGCGTTCGAACTCCGGCAGTTCGAGCACGCCGACTTCGAGTTCATCCTCGCCAGACATGAAATAGCGCACCGACTCCGAGCCGCCGGCCACCTGCAGGCCGATCTGGCGGCGGTTGCCAGTGCCTACGGGGGTCAGGTCCTTTTCGTCGAAGATGTTCAGCGTGCTGACCGAGTCCACGGAGCACTGGCCCAGGCCCACGCGCTGCAGATTGCAGAAGTCGCGCGCCGACACCGTCTGGCCGGTACGCTTGCCCCACAGGGAGTAGGCGGTCGGGTACCAGTTCTTGTCGAACACCGTGCCGTTTTCGCCGTAGATCGTCCACCGGGGCGCACCCGCACGTCCCTTCTTGGTGGTCACCAGGATCACGCCGTTGGCGGCGTCGGTGCCGTACAGCGTGGCCGCCGACGGGCCCTTCACGATCTCGATGCTTTCGATTTCTTCCGGGTTGAGGTCACCCGTGCGGCTCGGATTGTTGCCGCCTGTGGTGGTGCCCGAACCAGTCGCCGTGGTGAAGCTGCCACGATCGCTGGTCATGCGAACACCATCGATGATCCAGATCGGCTCGTTGGACAAGCTCACCGAGTTGGTGCCACGCACACGGATGCGCGCGCCGGTACCGGTCTGTGAACCGCTGGTCACCTGTACGCCAGGCGCGCGGGAGTTGAGCAGATCGCTCACGTTGCTGACCGCGGCCGCTTCCGTGACCTTCGATGCGTCGATGTTCGCTGTGGCATTGCCGATTTCCACGCGACGCTGTTCACCTGTGGCCGTCGTCACGACGGCCGCGAGGTTCACGGCAGCCGTCGCGAGGGCGACGTCCACCGTCGCGACCTGTCCAGCCGCGATCGTGACGCGACGCGACAGTTCCGTATACCCCACGCGCAGGACACGAATGGTGTGCTCACCAGCCGGCAGATTCCGCAAGGCCAGTTTGCCTTCCGTCGACGTCTGACCACCGAACGAGGTTCCGACCACGAACACTCGTGCAGCTTCGACCGGCCGCTGATTGG contains these protein-coding regions:
- a CDS encoding SusC/RagA family TonB-linked outer membrane protein yields the protein MLHSWRPVLALAGLLALAGAPAQAQQSSVGSLSVTVTDAANQRPVEAARVFVVGTSFGGQTSTEGKLALRNLPAGEHTIRVLRVGYTELSRRVTIAAGQVATVDVALATAAVNLAAVVTTATGEQRRVEIGNATANIDASKVTEAAAVSNVSDLLNSRAPGVQVTSGSQTGTGARIRVRGTNSVSLSNEPIWIIDGVRMTSDRGSFTTATGSGTTTGGNNPSRTGDLNPEEIESIEIVKGPSAATLYGTDAANGVILVTTKKGRAGAPRWTIYGENGTVFDKNWYPTAYSLWGKRTGQTVSARDFCNLQRVGLGQCSVDSVSTLNIFDEKDLTPVGTGNRRQIGLQVAGGSESVRYFMSGEDELEVGVLELPEFERNRMNAEGSKIYRWTDRPNQLGKRSLRSNVNATFSPKLDIGMTGSFMNINQRYSLESNATAGLGSHVFGGPGTRNNGTVSGLPGVPLNGYRGWTPGLMWQELTAQEVNRFIWSSQANYRPTSWLSTRATIGNDWSGENNENLLRRGEGPPLSATTRLGARGLVRRQINTLSADVGATAQYGFLGFQQKTTVGAQYIGYKNTRANTGSQQLAPGGITVDAGKILTVSEATTDQRTFGAFIEQSLAWQDRLFLTAAVRSDQNSAFGTNFQSILYPKASMSYLVSEEDWWKAPSFVNSMRLRYAYGQSGVQPGPNDAPRYYSAGTTNLNGVDEPIIEQAALGNPDLKPERSAEHEMGFEAQLFGSRVTFDYTYYSKITTDALIQAVLPPSYGTVANQYRNLGSVKNAGMELGITAQLVQKNALGWDINLAVAGNDNKVVSLGNTPPQIGTSSRTVAGYPVQGLWAAPITGWEDKNGDGLLTYYADAARNEVFVANDTIFRGYATPRYNTTLTNGIDLFNRKLRLQTMLDWRSGSRWYNNTERIRCTRPNCNGRLNTGASFEEQAMNIAANEHSQRTLDGFFQPGSFVRLREASAQYTFSPEVTRKLIRGRSLSLILTARNLALWTKYRGSDPESGFNTTATNNASDAPSEFQTIAPPSFFIMRVNIGY